From the genome of Clavelina lepadiformis chromosome 2, kaClaLepa1.1, whole genome shotgun sequence:
CTAGTTTAGAGTATCTCTCAACATCTTTAACGTTAAAATGCAGGATACATAATTAATAGTATCAATAGATTACGATTGAACAAAAGGTTGGAGAAAAAAAATTGCGCAACACTGGGTCACGTATCCTGCAAAGTTGCCGACGGTGTCCACGAATGCTGCAATCAGCCAGAACTGCTGCATTGCCGGTTGTTTGGTTTATTGGGCACGCATTAGTGTCTGGCGATCTAGGAAATAgcttattcagtgtgattagACTTTCTTCAAACGTACAATGGCCGGATCATATAAACAAATGGACTAAGAAAATGATTGATTCAATAATGGTACACTGTTACTGGGTCCCTTTGAATGAACACTAGCACACCAGTCCAAATACCAATTAGTCGTTGTTGTTGACAAAATCTTTGCATAGAACCAAATCTCAAACTATCTTTACAACGCCTTGGAAAATTTCGTTTGGAGGCCCTGCTCATACATATGCTGTTGCCTATATAGCGGTAATTAATTACTTCGCTTTAACACTCAACCCTACACCTTTTGTAGAACTGAGTGGTGTAAAGTTGCATGGCACATCCATGTGGCACGTAAACCTTTTTCAAGATAAATGATTTCCTTTTCCTTTATAACGTTATGATTATTTTACTCGACTTTGGACGATATGAATTGCATGATGTTGTTTCCACTCAATGTTGTTTAGGATTTGTTTTTGCTGGGACACGAGTATCTTGCTTAATCAGTAGTTTAATCTGTAAATTTATTCATTAAACAGTTACGTTTTCTTTTAGAAAAGCTTGCCTTAGATTAGATCAATTTCAGTTCGATCGTAACTTAATATTTCAGTCATTAGGCCGACGTGCAAGTTCAACATTTTCGCGTGTGTAAAGACGAAGGTGCGCCCTGAGGTTGTTAATTGATTTATTGCGATTTAGAGAAGAGAAAACTTTTCATGTCAATCCAAGTCCTTGTTTTATACTTGTAAAGTGTATCTTTGAATGAAAACGTATTTGATggaattttttatcaaatactAATCCAAGAAAATGTATTATTCAAAGTTAAACACGAGTTTAAtcatttaaaagttaaacgcAGTAAAACACCAAGTTGAGATAATAAGTATTTTTGGCCACCAGTGGGTATAAACGCCAATTTGATAgtttcaaaaactttcaaggaacaatcaattaaattatttttcgattatttttaaatctttttgaatttatttcagcAATATACAATATGTAAGTGAATAAATATATcgttttaatttgttatgaAATCTGAACGTGCAGTAATTTTATCTACAAGCAGAAATTAACACCAACAGGATGAAAAATTCCATGGATATTTCAGAAATAGCATTCGAAGAACTTGACGAGTGTGCAATAATCGGTTAGTTTCGGTTATTTTTCTGCTGGTTATTTTTGGTTGGTTGGTGTGAAAAGGTCATGTCATGATATTTTCAAACCTATCCTTGCGtaattgttttgcaataaGCTGCTGGAATGAAGTTGTACATGTAAAAGTGTAATCGCGTGATCATTGATTCATTAAGATGATTTTATTGTTACTATagcatatttttattattaaagcATGGTATACTTACGTATATATATACGTAACGTTGTCACAACTACAGTGCATATACATGAGAACTTCAGGTTGCGCTGTAACTACTGAAATGCGCCTACCTGAATACTATATTCTACCTATGGTTGCTgcagttttgtgtttttaaaatacCGTCATGAGTTCTTTCAAAATACGATATGTAATGATGGAGAAAGTGTTGTAGATTTCGAAAACCGCTTTCAGGTTACTTTGTAACTGAAGTAGCCTTTTTGCAGAGTGGGACTGAAGAGTATTATCATTAGTTTCATAAAAGAgcgttaaatattttattccaactttttaagtaaatttgCATGCTGCTAAACTCATGCAAGCTGTAAAAGATTGTCATGTTAATAAATACATATCAACAATATATGTCGAATTTATATCTTTATCGACTACTATTAACTCAAAAACTATATGTTTCCcggtttattttgtttgcagcATATAACCTGTATTTCTGAGTACAAATAATGCCGTACAAAACTGCGATTTTCGCTTCAAACCACTTGGTGAAAGATATAAAAAGCGATATTGTTGATTAATGTATTACTTTTATAACGAATTGCACGATTGATTTCGAAAAGTCTGTTTCCAGCAAACACGGTTTCGTTCTTTGAttcattttttccttttttctgcccaaatattataacaaaatttcTTAACTGGGTTGCTGGTCTTGGGTGGACTATAACTCGGGCCCACAGCCAACCAAAATCACGAGAGTCTGTGTACTGGGCTGAATGCGATTTTGATAAATACTTTTTTCCCGTTTATAGATTAATGTATCACTATTTGAACGGTATTAATAATTATACGTACCTGTCATTAGGGACGTTATTAATTTGTCTCGGTTAAATTGCAACAGTTTCCTGATGTGGGTGTGTCATGGTATAAGGCCAAGCAAAGCCTCAGATGAGTAATAGCATTGATTTTCCTTCGTTCAATGTTCCCAACATTTTCTCATCCGTTATTGCGGTTTACTCGGCTATGTAGTCGAGTGCTTTAAGCGCTGGCCTCGCAATAAATGCGGCTCGTGTTTTGTGTCTGCCACCCAGTGGTGCTATACGGTTGTACCTCCCCTGGGTAAGGCTTTAACGATAATTGCTcttgttcagtggacctggtagACAGTTCTACATTCCAGCAAtactatttaaaaaatcaaaatccaaaataaaaaaatgtgtgacaatcagaacttgcacaaaggatTAGTAACTGGGGCTCGAGAGATAAGAAATCATCGccaagtttaagtcgtgcaaagactttcctcagtctgaggataaagattatcataatATATATACCATACTACATATGCATTAGCAGTTATAGTTTGctgaattttataacaaatggCTGAATTTACTTTAAGCTGAAGCTTTCACGGTATATATAGGAAATTTATATTTAGCCTGTTCTGCATCAGGAGCTTACACGTCGCCATAACCATCATTTTTACATTCAAATTCTTTTAtcgtttaatatttgcatatgtattgattttgtgtttgtttgtgtCATTGCAGAGGTATTAAACAAGGACATGTTGGGTGCATGTCTAGCAAATCGCACTGCCAAGGTCGTAGTACCGGTAATCATCAGTATTTTACTCTTACTCGGTTTGGTTGGCAACTTTCTGGTCATTTTCGTCACGTTTAAAACTGAAAGGGTCATCAAGCACCCCGTTCACAGCATGCTGGTCATGAATTTGGCAGTTGCTGACTTAGTTTATTTGCTCTCCAGCGCTCCTTATCAGGTACCACTTTGATTTTGAAGATGTATGCAGTTGTTATATTAACATAAAAGATAATTAATAGTGAACGTTTAAAGAAGTTAGAGTAGCGCTTATATTAAAGTTTATCAAAAGAGCTGTTTTCAACGTTAACAGCATTTATGAGTTATATTACTTTTGACAAGCCTTTAAAAACTGATGTGTTTTGGCAATATATAGATCATAACTCATAGCGTGAGTGGTTGGAAGTATGGCGCATTTCTCTGCGCTGCTTTCCCGTACTTCACAACACAGACGATGGCGGTGGGTGTTTTCACAATGTGCGCGCTAGCACTCATGAGATTTGCCGCCCTCATGATGCCTTACAGAGTCCAGCGAAGCTTTGTGGCAACTGCTGGGCGAAAAGCAGGCTGGCTGGTTATCTTCGTTGTGTGGATTTTGGGCTCCATTTTGTCAATTCCCAATGCAACAAATCATCGCCTTGTAGCCCTAAATGCTTTTGAAAATAAGGATTATGTCGAAAACGAAGAGGATTACGCAGACGCTGAATGGAAAGTATTTGCAgctttaaacaacaaaaaacctACAAACATTTCATACAGCTCGAGAAATATGACTGTTAATGATGAAGACGATGGTGAGGCTCGTTTTAGAACTTAGTTGTTACACTTTAATTtggattttttgttaaaataagcAGCAAATATTTATCATGTATTTTTTTcctattgtttttttttaaaagtattttccTGCGAATTTCTCAACCTGACGACTTCCAGAGCTTACGACATAGCTCTGCTGGTCATCACATACATTATTCCGTTTCTTTTGGTCAGCGTCTTGTACTTTTTCATCGGGAGAGAAGTTCTTTGCTATATGAACAGGAAGCAACCCACAATAGACTCGTAAGCAGCATTTCAGCTTTAAAACATGCGCTGGTAACTCTGTGTGAGCTTAGAAGTGTGAAGagtttatgttttttcaatGCAGCTTACTTGAATGACCTTGATGTGCTGAGTAATTTTATATAACTATTTTAAATGGAGAAATTGATCATAGAAGTTTTGTTAAATTCAGAAATAATTGCGGCAAGGGCCAGTCGAAGGAATACATCAAAGCAACAACGATGGTGTTATGCTTGATAATCGCATTTCTTTTTTGCTGGTTTCCGCATCATCTATATGTCATGGTCAAGGTGATAATACTCACGTAGAACTTCAAGACAGGTTGCTTAATGACCTTTTCTTCCATTAGTACTAGCTAAAATATAACACAAGTATATTAAGGACATGATATTTGATCGCAAAAGTAAATGGTGTTCGTTgcataacttattttttatcgCTTTAAGATTACACCAAAATTTGAGGTCGTCCCTTACGCGGTAATGAGAATATGGATGGACGTGGTCGGGAATTGCTTTTCATACGCACACGCTTGCGTTAACCCGATCATTTACACCTTTGCCGCTCCGGGTTTTCGCCGAAACATACGAAAGTGTTTGAAAGGTGAAAAATGCCAGCGAGACATAATGTCACCGAATCTATGTTCTTTGAGGAATCGGCGGAAGAAAACAACAGCCAAGTACACTGTTAGTAAGTTGGAAAAATCTTATACCGACGACTTTCGAGCACTTGCTAGTTATAACCGAGAGTCTAACGCGCTGTCGAGGACCGCTTGGCACGATATCAACCTAGAAACTGTTGCCAGCAACGCACCTATTACTTCCAGTTCGCCTCTGCCGTGGAGTCATCTAACGGCCGTTTGAATTTTAACAGCAATCGTCTGGTGTCGCTAAGTGATCCATCGAGGCTAGGAACAAGTTTTGTGTCCGTAATTCCATTTATCAGCTGTATATTGTTGCGTTTAAACTGtagttttgtttgtattgttGACGGTTTTGCAAACAACTGGCGTATTTGGAACAAAGCTAAGAGGTTTCAacattgtttgtaaaatattcttttttaaaatggAAGAAGTGGTGTTTTGCCTGAAGcggcaaatgttttatgatTTTGTAGACTGTGGGGGCTTCACCGATATTTGATTCGTGTAAGTTTCTCAAACACCCGCGAAATCCGTTTTGAGGTTGGTTTAAGATTGACCAAACAATGCTTGGTCCATTAAACAGTTGATAAACTGTTTTCTTGAAATGGAATGTATTTGTATTTCAacacaacaaaatagaaaaaaaacggCTTTTACGGAAGTCGAACATGGCCAGTTAATTTCTACCATAAAGCATTCGTTGTTCGATAGGGTATTGAGTGGAATTAATACATTAAGTAAAATATCAATATGAAATGGACAGCCTAGTTATTATTGCTTGTTGCTTGTCATGCTGGCGAAGTAGGGCATTCCCAGTAATCAATGCGACATTCCGCGCGTCCGGGAGATGACGCTAAAGTATCAGAAGTTTCTTTGATTTTCTTGCACAAGCACCAATACGAAGTTCGTTCTTGTTCACCATTAAGGGTAGCTGTTTGTGTTTGTATCGATCCGATGAAACCTTCCGTACTGGAACACGTCACTCCCGTGATAACGTAGCCCTGTAAATAAACAAGACCAACACGTAATCACCATGAAAGTGTAAATTATGAAGATGTAAAGAAGCTTTTTTGATGACTCACATTCGCTGTATCCATAATTTGTCATGCTGACTGCGCAAAAGACGAGTGCCGTTAGTGTGCTAAACAAGGTACTGAAATTTTATAAGCCCAGTCAGGAAATGAGATAATTGTTTTTCCCTAGTTTGTCGCCTTTTTACTGTACAGCAAATGTTATACATGTTGCAAATTTACCTTTGTTTGTGATACTACGATGTTTTCTTTGCCTAAACTTGCCCGTACGtgttctttttttctttggctTCATTCGCCGCTTgttacatttattttattgttttgttcttttctttttgtgtgaattttgttatttttccgACTTACAGAAAACGTACTACGACATAATGTAGCTTATCAAAATGGAGGTGTATATTATTCATTGAAAGGagtaaaatatcaaatttacAAACACATTGAAATTCGAAAGATAAATAACGTATAGTCAACATAAgctttttgtacatttttggTAGCAAGAGTTCCTTTTCAAACTACAAGCATTTTCAATGCTCAACGTATGCTACAGATACTATACTGTACCATCAAAAGTACTCGGGCTATTTTATTTATGCTTTAAATTACAAGCCGCTCCGGACATGCAACCGAAGCATTGATATATTCAGTGTTGCGTTTACCGAACTTATATCGTGATTGTCCTTTTTTGACGTTTTGGTATTTAAAGAAAGGTTGTTTTAAGTTTGAATGGTTTAGTTTTGTGTTTCTGTTGATGGATGCCAATTTTGCGCTGCATGCTTTACATCTGTCTAGAACTCAAAAAGACCCAATCGATTCTTATGCTATATGCATTTTGTTCTTGTTTCACAGTTTTACAGATTCGTctttgttgtttgtaaataAAGTTTAGCGTTACATTTTCAATGACGTAAAACAATCTTCGTGTGACATCGTTTGTTAGATTGCGTAAGAACTATATATGCAGCGGTCTAGCGAAGTTTTTCGGGTATATTTACTTAGTGGCATAAGTAGAACTACGTCAAGCATTGCAGCTGATAAACTGCAAGACCATGCTTGAGCAGAGCAGAGAGGGGAAATGTTTTTCTCACTTTGAGTTTTCCGCCAAAAAATAACCAAATTATTATAAGTCTTACTGTAAAATTAACATGGTTTCTAAATTGTGATGAAAAGCTAAAAAAATTCCTATGATATGCAGTACACCTTTTACAACGCAGCACAACAACtttaacaatgtttttaaCATCATTTAAACGAGTGAATTTGAGCTGTcgatatatttcaattcaatcaATAAACAACCAACCTCCTCTGTGTAATATTCGCCGCTGTTGATAACTTCTTGAGACGTCGAACCGCCAATGGAGTAAGTTTCGTGACGACATCGGGAAAGCGCAGAGCCTATAATAGGCATTCActgattttattgaaatataatcaaaataaCTAGATTTGTATCGTATCTACAGTAGGTAAGGGTCGATTTGATCAAAAAGGAAATGGCTTTTGGTCTCTGGAAGGAGGATATTTTACAGACCATTATTACAGCACTCGGGCTATTATGGTTACATTTATAATTTCGATTTCTTACCAAAACGACGTGTAATACCTgacaagtttccaaatatgtAGTTTATTTCTTCGGGCGTAAGAGATTGCACAACAACCTTGAGCTGTCGCTGGATTTCAGTCATGCGCACAacacttttgtttttcttcatcGATGAAAGTTCGTCAGCTAAATCGCTGAGCTGGAAAAAAGTGGTTCAAAAGTCAGCTGATGTTTCAAAAATTGCATACGGGCATGCTGTTGCACCtgtataaaatatgtttttggcCTTTTAAGTCCCGATCATTGATATAAGAatgcattttaaaaatgaacagTTTTGCATTAGAGCTGTCATTTTTAAAGGTTATTAACCACCTATTATATcatttaatgcaaaaattatattttattgtgtCGTTATTATACGTAGCTTATACTATAATGATTGTTgagatttaaaaatgtttgggaAACTTGCATTTCATCCGTCTATTCTATTCCAACCAGTGAACATTTGAAcattgaaatttgaaatttctaATGCTGCTTATTACACAAATATGGTCTTGTTATTTATGAAGACAAGGGCatcgccaaatgtttaatctGTCACGTTTTGGAAATTATATCATATctttttattagagtttaactTCCAGATGCTTTTGTACTTACCGACGCATTGTATTGTTTGAAGCGCTGATATGCGTCGAAGGATTGCAACTGCAGTTGATCCTCAAAAGCTTTTATTGCCGCTTCCAAGTCTTTGATGCCgccttcaatttcatttcctgtttttaaacatgaaaGTAGAAGTAGAAAAATGATCAATTGTCTAGCAAACCCCCATTGGCTCTAAACGTGCATCTTCTGCAAACGTGAAAAACCCCATGCACCCAGCGTTATTTGTTCAGGTAAACAACTTGCACTTGCGCATGAAAACCAAAATACCGTGACTTAAGATGAAAGAGTTATAACAAATTACGATAAGAAAGGTGGCGTGAATGTTGTGCAAAAGGTAATGAAGCAAACATCGCTTTCTCTTTTGCGCATATATCACTGGAGGTAAACAtaagacaaacaaaaaacaactacagtataagttaataaaaataatatttcgtATTCTCACTTGAAAGTGGTGCTGACTTTATTATCCccatagaaaataaaataaccaGCATAAGAGACAAGGCACTGATTATGATGGCGACCGTGAGTCCTGCAACCAGCGCGCATGCGCATTTCTTTGTAATCATGGCGGATTTTGTTATCTTTTCATGCTGGTTTGAATTTCCTTCAAGGACGTTGCTGAACGGACTGACTGCCCTCATTCCTGAGTACATAGGGTTTTGTCGCTCtctgcaaacaaaacaatcaaacatTTAGCATTAGCCAATCTTtcaatactgtatataccgGATGTGATAACTCACATTTTAAATTGTACACAATAGCGATGGGCTTTAGATGTTTTAGCAAAAAGTGCaaacttattttgaaaaaaatggatGTTGTGAATACAATTGAGCTAGCAGATTGGGAGTCAATATAGTGACCAGGTGAGTAGTATTAGCAAGcaaccaataaaaaacacTATGAGAAAGTACAATCCCACTCGAAGCGCATATATGAACCGTCTGTGCTGGTGCATTTTAGCCTTTTCTGCAAGCCAGCTCTAAGAAATATTGAGGACAAAGCTCAGAAAATGCCATTTAGTAATAATTTTACTCTAACTTGAAAACGATTTGGTGAACCATTAAAGGCTTGAATATcgcaacaataaattttagtcTCAGAGGCGTAACCGAGTCATCAAAATCGATTTGCAAGTAAAGTCATTAACCTTTCAAGAATCGAGCTAAGTCGATTTTTTGGTAGAAGTGACTCAAGTCGAgtcattaaaaaaattagaCTTGGGTCAAGTCGAGTCAGTTAATATTCGAAACGAAACCAAACAGATGGCAAAAATACCATCTGTCAATCAGAAACGTTAAggattaaaacaaactttgcttaatttaatttcacCGTACACGTTCGTAGACAAATAAAAGTCACGCTTTAATGTGTACGGACCAAGGAATAGAGATTCGTTTCACTTTAATGCCGAAACGTAATCAATAACAGCCGACTCGAGAATCAACTCATTTATGTACTTTCTAAGACAGGTACTCGAGTCAAGATaagctgaaaaaatattgaaaaaaagtgaaaaattacTCTGTTTAGTCTTCACACATCTGAGCACACACAAACTTACAGTAATTTAACCTACCTAAATGGATATTGCTGCGTAGTATCAGGTGTAATTGGAGAGGACACAGGTACTTGAGGTGTGCAAGATAAACTACTGAGCTGGTTCCCTGGCATTTGTTGGCGGAGAGTATTCACCTATTTAATATCACAACATGGCAATTATTGAAGCCATATAGGGCATCAAAGATTAAACACATAGATTGTACGCAATTTATCCTTAACAAGCACGTTAATACGTGCTAAAATTGCTAAAATTCTATAAGTGTTTTTTAACCAAAGCATTTTCTGCTAAACACATTTCCGCTGACTTGCCACAAACTAAATCCTGAAGTACAAATACGCAAAAGCGTTGTGCCGGGCGACGACTATACTTTCTTTGCTGTCAGCTACCATACTGTAACAGGTCAATAAAATGCAGAAACGTTCATTAAAGATTTCCAAGCATATAGCTGTCCAGTAATCTTTTTATGCATATATCTTTCTAATCCTGCCTGATATAACAAATGCAGTTGGGTCACGGGGGATCGTCACAGACAAACGTGACCGTCATTGAAATATATACAACAGGCATTTAATGCTTATTGTCCGTCTAATTGGGTTGCCGTAAACGAAACCACTAGAGACGTGTAGCCTATACACAACGCAGGAAAAAAGACTATGTACTACCGCTGCTGATAGTCATCATTGACTAAACTTCACATCCAATTACAGCTTGATGAAAATTGAGAATTTCATTAACTCACCCGCCTTTCATGCTCTTGCAGTTCTTCGTAATCATGAATCGGTGTGTACTTCGCACTGGTGTTCATAGACCGCAAGGTGGCGCTTGTGCCAGTCACCGGAGGGTAACCTATTGGTTGCGTTATAACCAAAAATACATTTAGGAACAACCATGAACCATAGTCGATTACTGATAATTACCTAGCTTATAAGAAGCAATCGCAGACTAGTTTGTGTATTGAAATGAGAAACGGTTATTTCAAGGGGGACTGAAAATCTGTTGCTTGTAATTGGATGAAGTTAAGTCTGATCCAAGTTCATTTAATTTACAAAGGACAACGCCCGCGTTACAAGTAAGTTTTACCTTGAAAGTTATGATCAGCCAACAGTGGCTGCGTCATTGAAGTCATTCGActgaaaacatcaaaatcaaCGGAGGCCGTCCGCATTAAGTTTGCTTTCTGAACGTCTTCAGAGATCATGTGACGCGGCGTGATCTGGCTTAGATCATCGCATGAAGCGGTTTGTAGAGTCGGCGAATGAGCGGGGTTCGGGTTCAACGCGCTCTGTTGTCGTCTAGGCCGGTTCTTTTTTGCGGGTAATGGCACTGCTGGTAACGGGGTATTTGCCCGTCTCGACATTTTTCTATTGAAATCACTCTCCTGAAATCTAGACCCATTCAGAGGTTCCAAAATCCCATCCGGGTTCATCGTCCTTAGCTCAACATTGTTACTGAAAACATAAGCTTAGTATAACTAAATATAACTATCGATTTTACAGATAACATTAATTTACTTTAGAcattttaaatagttttattaACACGGTATTCATTAAGGAAACGAAACCAATATCAATGGAAATCCCCTAACGCAAAGGAACCAATTCAAAATAGAAGCAAATCTAAATAAGGAAGTGACATATATGGGAATACTGATGAAGTTATCCACGCATGGTTTACGTCACAAAGTTGTTTCAACGCTATGCTCATTCTATTGTTACTATCTCTACAATTCCATTCTGGTTGTATAAGTTTCTTAAGTAACTGGTAAAACATTACATGACATGTGATTGTGATTGAAATAGAGTAATTTGGTTAAAAATAGAAAGTTTATTGCTTGAAAAGGAACGCGTATTCGATTTCAAATAACAGACTCCAAAGACAATCAAAAATGAGGTAATGTTGAATC
Proteins encoded in this window:
- the LOC143446400 gene encoding galanin receptor type 1-like isoform X2, with the protein product MKNSMDISEIAFEELDECAIIEVLNKDMLGACLANRTAKVVVPVIISILLLLGLVGNFLVIFVTFKTERVIKHPVHSMLVMNLAVADLVYLLSSAPYQIITHSVSGWKYGAFLCAAFPYFTTQTMAVGVFTMCALALMRFAALMMPYRVQRSFVATAGRKAGWLVIFVVWILGSILSIPNATNHRLVALNAFENKDYVENEEDYADAEWKVFAALNNKKPTNISYSSRNMTVNDEDDVFSCEFLNLTTSRAYDIALLVITYIIPFLLVSVLYFFIGREVLCYMNRKQPTIDSNNCGKGQSKEYIKATTMVLCLIIAFLFCWFPHHLYVMVKITPKFEVVPYAVMRIWMDVVGNCFSYAHACVNPIIYTFAAPGFRRNIRKCLKGEKCQRDIMSPNLCSLRNRRKKTTAKYTVSKLEKSYTDDFRALASYNRESNALSRTAWHDINLETVASNAPITSSSPLPWSHLTAV
- the LOC143446400 gene encoding galanin receptor type 1-like isoform X1 produces the protein MKNSMDISEIAFEELDECAIIEVLNKDMLGACLANRTAKVVVPVIISILLLLGLVGNFLVIFVTFKTERVIKHPVHSMLVMNLAVADLVYLLSSAPYQIITHSVSGWKYGAFLCAAFPYFTTQTMAVGVFTMCALALMRFAALMMPYRVQRSFVATAGRKAGWLVIFVVWILGSILSIPNATNHRLVALNAFENKDYVENEEDYADAEWKVFAALNNKKPTNISYSSRNMTVNDEDDEVFSCEFLNLTTSRAYDIALLVITYIIPFLLVSVLYFFIGREVLCYMNRKQPTIDSNNCGKGQSKEYIKATTMVLCLIIAFLFCWFPHHLYVMVKITPKFEVVPYAVMRIWMDVVGNCFSYAHACVNPIIYTFAAPGFRRNIRKCLKGEKCQRDIMSPNLCSLRNRRKKTTAKYTVSKLEKSYTDDFRALASYNRESNALSRTAWHDINLETVASNAPITSSSPLPWSHLTAV
- the LOC143446399 gene encoding uncharacterized protein LOC143446399 — encoded protein: MQTAVANGASNNSNNVELRTMNPDGILEPLNGSRFQESDFNRKMSRRANTPLPAVPLPAKKNRPRRQQSALNPNPAHSPTLQTASCDDLSQITPRHMISEDVQKANLMRTASVDFDVFSRMTSMTQPLLADHNFQGYPPVTGTSATLRSMNTSAKYTPIHDYEELQEHERRVNTLRQQMPGNQLSSLSCTPQVPVSSPITPDTTQQYPFRERQNPMYSGMRAVSPFSNVLEGNSNQHEKITKSAMITKKCACALVAGLTVAIIISALSLMLVILFSMGIIKSAPLSRNEIEGGIKDLEAAIKAFEDQLQLQSFDAYQRFKQYNASLSDLADELSSMKKNKSVVRMTEIQRQLKVVVQSLTPEEINYIFGNLSGSALSRCRHETYSIGGSTSQEVINSGEYYTEEGYVITGVTCSSTEGFIGSIQTQTATLNGEQERTSYWCLCKKIKETSDTLASSPGRAECRIDYWECPTSPA